A region from the Pelagovum pacificum genome encodes:
- the dacB gene encoding D-alanyl-D-alanine carboxypeptidase/D-alanyl-D-alanine endopeptidase, translating into MAGDISRRAFLSAIAAAAGQAALADAPLTSLRPQGRPSADGQVSDFDPGATAPVARPSLEQIVADSRVTGSVSLSVSDLSSGEELESLEGESGLPPASVTKSLTAVYALEHLGPDHRFATRLLATAPVVDGTLDGDLILAGSGNPTLATDDLATLAADLKAAGVLEVTGRFLVYGNALPYEDEIDPGQLDHLGYNPAVSGLNLNYNRVHFEWARQGSDYTVGLDARSDTLRPTVSTARMTVVDRGSPVYTYTTSNDIDEWTVARSQLGDGGSRWLPVRQPALYAGDVFRTLARSHGILLSDAQKVMELPEGTELARHESEPLVDILEDMLRWSTNLTAEVVGLAATAASSGRPETIEASAQAMSGWLERSFGVASSFVDHSGLGDENRISAIEMVKYLTADGVKERLYPILKVHDLKDDEGAPIQNYPADVRAKTGTLNFVSALAGYITTAEGNDLAFAIFCGDMERREASKLTNDEIPEGSRYFNGTAKGLQQDLLQRWGLIYSG; encoded by the coding sequence ATGGCTGGGGACATTTCTCGAAGAGCGTTTCTGAGCGCGATCGCGGCGGCTGCCGGACAGGCGGCGCTGGCGGATGCACCGCTCACATCGCTGCGCCCGCAGGGACGACCGTCCGCTGACGGACAAGTGTCGGACTTCGATCCGGGCGCCACTGCGCCGGTCGCGCGTCCGTCGCTCGAACAGATCGTGGCCGACAGCCGGGTGACCGGTAGCGTATCGCTGTCCGTTTCCGACCTGTCGTCGGGCGAAGAACTCGAGTCCCTCGAAGGGGAATCCGGCCTCCCGCCAGCGTCGGTGACCAAGTCGCTCACTGCCGTCTACGCACTCGAGCATCTTGGCCCTGACCACCGGTTCGCGACGCGCCTGCTGGCGACCGCGCCAGTCGTGGACGGCACCCTCGACGGGGACCTGATCCTCGCCGGAAGCGGCAATCCCACCTTGGCGACGGACGACCTGGCGACGCTGGCCGCCGACCTGAAGGCGGCGGGGGTGCTGGAGGTCACGGGGCGTTTCCTCGTCTACGGCAATGCCCTGCCCTACGAGGACGAAATCGATCCCGGTCAGCTCGACCACCTCGGCTACAATCCGGCTGTGTCGGGGCTGAATTTGAATTACAACCGTGTCCACTTCGAATGGGCGCGGCAGGGCAGCGACTACACGGTCGGTCTCGACGCCCGCAGCGATACGCTCCGCCCGACGGTGTCGACCGCGCGGATGACGGTCGTGGACCGGGGGTCGCCCGTCTATACCTACACGACTTCGAACGACATCGATGAATGGACAGTCGCACGCTCTCAGTTGGGCGATGGCGGTTCCCGCTGGCTGCCGGTGCGCCAGCCCGCGCTCTATGCCGGCGACGTGTTCCGGACCCTCGCGCGCAGCCACGGCATCCTGCTGTCCGACGCCCAAAAGGTCATGGAACTGCCCGAGGGCACGGAACTGGCCCGGCACGAGAGCGAGCCACTGGTCGACATCCTCGAAGACATGTTGCGCTGGTCGACCAACCTGACCGCGGAAGTCGTCGGCCTCGCTGCGACTGCCGCCTCCTCCGGTCGCCCTGAGACGATCGAAGCATCCGCGCAGGCGATGAGCGGCTGGCTGGAGCGGTCGTTCGGCGTCGCGAGCAGCTTCGTCGATCACTCCGGCCTCGGCGACGAGAACCGAATCTCCGCAATCGAGATGGTGAAATACCTGACCGCCGACGGCGTGAAGGAGCGGCTCTACCCGATCCTGAAGGTCCACGACCTGAAGGATGACGAAGGCGCGCCGATCCAGAACTATCCGGCCGATGTCCGTGCGAAGACGGGCACGCTGAACTTCGTCAGCGCGCTTGCCGGGTACATCACGACGGCGGAGGGCAACGACCTCGCCTTCGCAATCTTCTGCGGCGATATGGAGCGTCGGGAAGCATCGAAGTTGACCAACGACGAAATTCCCGAAGGCTCCCGGTACTTCAATGGCACCGCAAAGGGGCTGCAGCAGGATCTGCTGCAGCGCTGGGGCCTGATCTATTCAGGCTGA
- a CDS encoding PLDc N-terminal domain-containing protein — MTAELGFFGAIVLVADIYAIFNVLTSSASTLSKLIWTLAIVVLPVLGFIAWLIFGPRGDRAKV; from the coding sequence ATGACTGCAGAATTGGGCTTCTTCGGCGCCATTGTTCTGGTCGCCGACATCTACGCCATCTTCAACGTGCTGACGTCCAGCGCGTCGACCCTGTCGAAGCTGATCTGGACACTCGCGATCGTAGTGTTGCCGGTGCTTGGCTTCATCGCTTGGCTGATCTTCGGCCCGCGCGGCGACCGCGCCAAGGTCTGA
- a CDS encoding tellurite resistance TerB family protein, translated as MDDTTSLSAQDCLVAVMMVTSASDENIRTAELLEITNQINHLPVFADYDTDNLQRVASMVFDLLEQEDGLDALFGLVRGSLPEKLFETAYALACDVAAVDGVVGQTEQRILEEIRYELGLDRLHAAAIERGARARWMTL; from the coding sequence ATGGACGATACGACTTCCCTGTCGGCCCAGGACTGCCTTGTCGCCGTGATGATGGTGACTTCCGCCTCGGACGAGAACATCCGCACGGCGGAACTTCTCGAGATCACCAACCAGATCAACCACCTGCCGGTCTTCGCCGATTACGATACCGACAACCTTCAACGCGTGGCCTCGATGGTGTTCGACCTGCTGGAACAGGAAGACGGGCTCGACGCTCTGTTCGGTCTCGTTCGCGGCTCGCTGCCGGAAAAACTGTTCGAAACAGCCTACGCGCTCGCCTGCGACGTCGCCGCGGTGGACGGTGTCGTCGGCCAGACCGAGCAGCGCATTCTCGAGGAAATCCGCTATGAGCTGGGTCTCGACCGGCTCCACGCCGCCGCGATCGAACGCGGGGCGCGGGCACGCTGGATGACGCTCTAG
- a CDS encoding lysine--tRNA ligase: MSDLRDAAMTSKAWPFEEARRLLKRYESDKEKKGYVLFETGYGPSGLPHIGTFGEVLRTTMIRRAFEVISDVPTRLICFSDDLDGMRKVPENVPNPDALREHLQKPLTSVPDPFGTHDSFGHHNNAMLRRFLDTFGFEYEFYSATEFYGDGKFDEVLKRACERYDDVMAVMLKSLREERRQTYSIFLPIHPETGRVLYVPMKSVDPVNHTITFDDEDGREWTLPVTGGNVKLQWKPDFGARWAALGVDFEMYGKDHSTNTPIYDRICEILGGRKPEHFTYELFLDDSGHKISKSSGNGLSIDEWLTYASTESLSYYMFLKPKTAKRLHFDVIPKAVDEYHQQLRAYADQDATQRMANPVFHIHGHNVPASTMVVSFSMLLNLASVAGAEDKEQLWGFIRRYAPEASSENNPDLDQAAGFAVRYYNDFVKPTKTYRLPDDRERAALVDLRDRLAVWDGGLDAEELQSMVFAVGKAHEFEPLRAWFSTLYEVLLGASQGPRFGGFIALYGVDETVALIDAALEGKLAQAA, encoded by the coding sequence ATGTCCGATCTGCGTGACGCCGCGATGACTTCCAAAGCCTGGCCCTTCGAAGAAGCGCGCCGGCTGCTCAAGCGCTACGAGTCCGACAAGGAAAAGAAGGGCTACGTGCTGTTCGAGACGGGCTACGGCCCCTCTGGCCTGCCCCACATCGGGACCTTCGGCGAGGTGCTGCGCACCACGATGATCCGCCGCGCGTTCGAGGTGATCTCGGATGTGCCGACGCGGCTCATCTGTTTCTCCGACGACCTCGACGGAATGCGCAAGGTGCCCGAGAACGTCCCGAACCCCGACGCGCTGCGCGAGCATCTGCAGAAGCCGCTGACTTCCGTGCCCGATCCGTTCGGCACGCATGACAGCTTCGGCCACCACAACAACGCGATGCTGCGCCGTTTCCTCGACACTTTCGGGTTCGAGTACGAGTTCTACTCGGCGACCGAGTTCTACGGCGACGGCAAGTTCGACGAGGTGCTGAAGCGCGCCTGTGAACGTTACGACGACGTGATGGCGGTCATGCTGAAGTCGCTGCGCGAAGAGCGGCGGCAGACCTACTCCATCTTCCTGCCGATCCACCCCGAGACCGGCCGCGTCCTGTATGTGCCCATGAAGTCCGTCGATCCGGTGAATCATACCATCACTTTCGACGACGAGGATGGCCGCGAGTGGACCCTGCCTGTCACCGGCGGCAACGTTAAGCTTCAGTGGAAGCCCGACTTCGGCGCCCGCTGGGCCGCGCTCGGCGTCGATTTCGAGATGTACGGCAAGGACCACTCGACCAACACGCCGATCTACGACCGCATCTGCGAGATCCTCGGTGGTCGCAAACCGGAGCATTTCACCTACGAGCTGTTCCTCGACGACAGCGGGCACAAGATCTCCAAGTCCTCCGGCAATGGTCTCTCGATCGACGAGTGGCTGACCTACGCCAGCACCGAGAGCCTGAGTTACTACATGTTCCTCAAGCCGAAGACGGCGAAGCGTCTGCATTTCGACGTGATCCCGAAGGCGGTGGACGAGTATCACCAGCAGCTGCGCGCCTATGCCGATCAGGACGCGACGCAACGGATGGCAAACCCGGTGTTCCACATCCACGGCCACAACGTGCCGGCCTCGACCATGGTTGTCAGTTTCTCGATGCTGCTGAACCTCGCCTCCGTCGCCGGGGCCGAGGACAAGGAGCAGCTCTGGGGCTTCATCCGGCGCTATGCGCCCGAGGCCTCGTCGGAGAACAACCCCGACCTCGACCAGGCCGCGGGCTTTGCCGTGCGCTACTACAACGACTTCGTGAAGCCGACGAAGACCTATCGCCTGCCCGACGACCGGGAGCGTGCCGCGCTCGTCGACCTGCGCGACCGGCTTGCGGTGTGGGACGGCGGGCTCGACGCGGAAGAACTGCAGAGCATGGTCTTCGCCGTCGGCAAGGCGCACGAGTTCGAGCCGCTGCGCGCGTGGTTCTCGACGCTGTACGAAGTGCTGCTCGGCGCGAGCCAAGGGCCGCGCTTCGGCGGGTTCATCGCGCTCTACGGCGTGGACGAGACGGTCGCGCTGATCGACGCCGCACTCGAGGGCAAGCTCGCTCAGGCCGCCTGA
- a CDS encoding CHAD domain-containing protein: MTYKIATTDHSVGTLFRRIATDQVGSAIDALRDMPEDDPDEAVHDARKRIKKLRALLRLVRSSFPGYQTENRYLRDNTRLVADYRDAVAVLEALDGIEPAAREAGVDLTEARKDLVERRRLLLTDPETWDRFTTLLTALETVRSALPDWTLEADGWEAMEPGLMLTYKRARKGLKRALDEPNGETLHEWRKRVKYHRYHARLLSPTWPGFFDVHQRAAKQLARILGDRHDLDVLDAHLEELSLPDKDRKAMSSLLSDERDRLEAIALPLGQRLLADKPKALVGRWQTWWELRDAQAA; this comes from the coding sequence ATGACATACAAGATCGCAACCACCGACCACAGCGTCGGCACGCTGTTCCGGCGCATCGCGACCGATCAGGTCGGCTCTGCGATAGATGCCCTTCGGGACATGCCCGAAGATGATCCGGACGAGGCGGTGCATGACGCCCGCAAGCGGATCAAGAAGCTGCGCGCGCTTCTGCGGCTGGTGCGGTCGTCGTTCCCCGGCTACCAGACCGAGAACCGGTATTTGCGCGACAACACCCGGCTTGTCGCGGACTACCGTGACGCGGTCGCGGTACTGGAAGCGCTAGACGGAATAGAACCCGCCGCCCGCGAGGCCGGCGTCGACCTCACCGAGGCACGCAAGGACCTGGTCGAACGGCGACGCCTGCTGCTAACCGATCCGGAAACCTGGGACCGCTTCACGACTCTGCTCACCGCGCTTGAAACCGTCCGCTCGGCCCTGCCGGACTGGACGCTGGAGGCAGATGGCTGGGAGGCGATGGAGCCGGGACTGATGCTCACCTACAAACGAGCGCGCAAGGGGCTCAAGCGCGCGCTCGACGAACCGAACGGTGAAACCCTGCATGAGTGGCGCAAGCGCGTGAAATACCACCGTTACCACGCGCGACTGCTGTCACCGACGTGGCCCGGCTTCTTTGACGTCCATCAGCGCGCGGCGAAGCAGCTCGCCCGGATACTGGGCGACCGGCATGACCTCGATGTGCTGGACGCGCACCTCGAAGAGCTTTCGCTGCCCGACAAGGACCGCAAGGCCATGTCGTCGCTGTTGTCGGACGAACGGGACCGCCTCGAAGCGATCGCCCTGCCCCTGGGGCAGAGGCTGCTGGCCGACAAGCCCAAAGCGCTCGTCGGCCGCTGGCAGACCTGGTGGGAGCTGCGCGACGCTCAGGCGGCCTGA
- a CDS encoding DUF4864 domain-containing protein, with amino-acid sequence MRMFLTLVVLCVLAMPAFAQDDEAEIRGVITDQLQAFNDRDIDEAWTHASPMIQGLFGSPSNFGMMVENGYPMVWTNRDPRFTQLDELGDRMRQRVIIEDSDGVIHALEYVMIETESGWKIDGVSLVPAPDVGA; translated from the coding sequence ATGCGAATGTTCCTTACGCTCGTCGTGCTTTGCGTCCTCGCAATGCCCGCCTTCGCCCAGGACGATGAAGCGGAGATCCGGGGCGTCATCACCGACCAGCTACAGGCCTTCAACGATCGGGACATCGACGAGGCATGGACCCATGCCAGCCCTATGATCCAAGGGCTGTTCGGCTCTCCGTCCAACTTCGGGATGATGGTCGAGAACGGCTACCCGATGGTCTGGACAAACCGGGACCCGCGTTTCACCCAGCTCGATGAGCTTGGCGACCGGATGCGGCAGCGGGTCATCATCGAGGATTCTGACGGCGTCATCCACGCGCTGGAATACGTGATGATCGAAACGGAAAGCGGCTGGAAGATCGACGGCGTATCGCTGGTGCCTGCGCCCGACGTCGGCGCCTGA
- a CDS encoding glycosyl hydrolase family 28-related protein has product MNKAITEGLVFMPPPFSGGLDVWSAGDGIPGSDTYDIIPNGIYVAADSTFAGCLEVLKTETVAKVRYTGETQILPGCYLQIRAKVKAVSGPLPAVRIAGWAGKPNGAHLGGVTEVGPSTQLTDYGEVVEVTAIVGTGDRQGVDMVWTGAAYGHFGIDITGPNSAVVRVDDIEIEDVTGYFLRDLMAIVDVRDYGAKGDGSTDDSAAFEAADADAGDRTVHVPAGTYFLNNHVTMESRVSFEGTIAMPADKRFILQKNFDFDAYYQAFKNEELAFRKAYQALLNAADHESLDLCGRRIAVFSPIDMQAAEGEKTSFAQRRVIRNGQILAASTGDWDDITVTAQASYSASNNLKLTNVQNISAIPVGSLVTGNGVGREVYVAGRDIANKTLTLNTQLFDAAGTQTFTFRRFRYILDFSGYDSLSLFSLDDIEFQCQGLSSAIMLARGGLTFHVRDCFITRPKDRGITSPSRGCQGLQVDRCQFLSDESGKTVSQRKSICLNAAANDVKLRQNRVVHFKHFAILGGTGSLIEGNHYFHGDGTTNGIRKGGIIFTSPNLQSIITGNYIDNNFIELTNEHDATPDFGNQYSFGGLTITGNTFVVIDVAPWFNWLVIKPYGSGHFIHGLSVTGNSFRTLNCTIDRIESVDTTYADLNFSRMRNVEFRGNTYHGVTDETLNPVSVTHTQHTAARHWNVGAYDYLPFGGRPRVIESVVAEDGLKNGSGSERFPGFYVRPDHEPSNKKFRITWSENVKGRVRCMVRMDNPI; this is encoded by the coding sequence ATGAACAAGGCGATCACCGAGGGACTGGTCTTCATGCCGCCGCCCTTCTCGGGCGGGCTCGACGTCTGGTCGGCGGGCGACGGGATCCCCGGCTCCGACACCTATGACATCATCCCCAACGGCATCTACGTCGCCGCGGATTCGACCTTCGCCGGCTGTCTCGAGGTCCTAAAGACGGAGACGGTGGCCAAGGTCCGCTACACCGGGGAGACGCAGATCCTGCCGGGCTGCTACCTTCAGATCCGCGCAAAGGTGAAAGCCGTCAGCGGCCCCCTGCCCGCCGTTCGCATCGCCGGATGGGCCGGCAAGCCGAACGGCGCGCACCTTGGCGGCGTGACCGAGGTGGGCCCTTCGACCCAACTGACAGACTACGGCGAGGTCGTGGAAGTGACGGCCATCGTCGGGACCGGCGACCGGCAGGGGGTCGACATGGTCTGGACCGGCGCGGCCTACGGGCACTTCGGGATCGACATCACCGGCCCGAACTCGGCCGTCGTTCGGGTGGACGACATCGAGATCGAGGATGTCACCGGCTATTTCTTGCGCGACCTCATGGCGATCGTGGACGTGCGCGACTATGGTGCGAAGGGTGACGGGTCGACCGACGACAGCGCCGCGTTCGAGGCGGCGGATGCCGACGCCGGCGACCGCACGGTGCACGTCCCCGCCGGCACATATTTCCTGAACAACCACGTCACGATGGAAAGCCGCGTGTCCTTTGAAGGCACGATCGCCATGCCTGCCGACAAGCGATTTATCCTGCAGAAGAACTTCGATTTCGACGCCTACTACCAGGCCTTCAAGAACGAGGAACTGGCCTTCCGCAAAGCCTACCAGGCGCTGCTGAACGCCGCCGACCATGAAAGCCTTGACCTTTGCGGGCGACGGATTGCGGTGTTCTCGCCCATCGACATGCAGGCGGCCGAAGGAGAGAAGACCAGCTTCGCCCAGCGCAGGGTGATCCGTAACGGCCAGATCCTCGCCGCCTCCACCGGCGACTGGGACGATATCACTGTCACGGCACAGGCGAGCTATTCGGCATCGAACAACCTCAAGCTCACCAACGTGCAGAACATTTCCGCGATCCCGGTCGGCAGTCTCGTCACCGGCAACGGCGTCGGCAGGGAAGTCTATGTTGCCGGGCGCGACATCGCCAACAAAACGCTGACGCTGAACACCCAGCTCTTCGACGCCGCCGGCACGCAGACCTTCACCTTCCGGCGCTTCCGCTACATCCTCGACTTCTCTGGCTACGACAGCCTCAGCCTGTTCTCGCTCGATGATATCGAGTTCCAGTGCCAGGGCCTGTCGAGCGCCATCATGCTGGCGCGGGGTGGGCTGACCTTCCACGTGCGGGACTGCTTCATCACCCGCCCCAAGGACCGGGGCATCACCTCGCCCAGCCGGGGGTGCCAGGGCCTGCAGGTCGACCGGTGCCAGTTCCTGTCCGACGAGAGCGGCAAGACCGTCAGCCAGCGCAAGAGCATCTGCCTGAACGCCGCCGCCAACGACGTGAAGCTGCGCCAGAACCGCGTGGTACATTTCAAGCACTTCGCGATCCTCGGTGGGACCGGCTCGCTCATCGAGGGGAACCACTACTTCCACGGCGACGGCACGACGAACGGGATCCGCAAGGGCGGGATCATCTTCACCTCGCCCAACCTGCAGTCGATCATCACCGGCAACTACATCGACAACAATTTCATCGAGCTCACGAACGAGCACGACGCGACGCCGGACTTCGGCAACCAGTATTCCTTCGGCGGGCTGACGATCACGGGCAACACGTTCGTCGTCATCGACGTCGCTCCGTGGTTCAACTGGCTGGTCATCAAGCCCTACGGCTCGGGTCACTTCATCCACGGGCTGTCGGTCACCGGAAACTCCTTCCGGACACTGAACTGCACGATCGACCGGATCGAGTCGGTGGACACGACTTACGCGGACCTGAACTTCAGCCGGATGCGCAACGTGGAATTCCGGGGCAACACCTATCACGGCGTGACGGACGAGACGCTGAACCCGGTGAGCGTCACACACACTCAGCACACCGCCGCGAGGCACTGGAACGTCGGGGCCTACGACTACCTGCCCTTCGGCGGGCGGCCTCGCGTGATCGAAAGCGTGGTCGCCGAAGACGGGCTGAAGAACGGATCGGGCTCGGAGCGATTTCCGGGCTTCTACGTGCGGCCCGACCACGAACCGTCGAACAAGAAGTTCCGCATCACGTGGAGCGAGAACGTGAAGGGCCGCGTGCGCTGCATGGTCAGGATGGACAACCCGATCTGA
- a CDS encoding urease accessory protein UreD — MTARADGSGRSRIGELYQSGSMKLLFPRPSATALEAVALNTSGGLTGGDRLSLEIGTEPGAALTFSTQAAERAYASTGDVPAQMTTSIHLAGGSRLDWLPQETILFDRARLSRRLTVEMACDARLTLVEPVILGRVAMGERCGDVAFRDSWDIRRDGKLIYADRTRLDGDVSALLARTGAGAGAYATLVHVAPDAERHLAPLRATLPAPSGVSLLRDGVLVARLLTEDGFALRSLIVPAIERLTDGPVPKVWRL; from the coding sequence GTGACGGCCCGTGCCGACGGCTCCGGGCGCTCGCGGATTGGCGAACTCTACCAGTCCGGCTCCATGAAACTGCTGTTTCCCCGCCCCTCCGCCACGGCGCTGGAGGCGGTCGCCCTGAATACCTCGGGCGGGCTGACCGGTGGGGACCGGCTGTCGCTGGAGATCGGAACCGAACCCGGTGCGGCGCTGACCTTTTCCACACAAGCGGCCGAGCGCGCCTATGCCAGCACCGGCGATGTGCCGGCGCAGATGACGACATCGATCCACCTCGCTGGAGGCTCCCGCCTCGACTGGCTGCCGCAGGAGACGATCCTGTTCGACCGCGCCCGCCTGTCGCGCCGCCTGACGGTGGAGATGGCGTGCGACGCCCGGCTGACACTGGTCGAGCCCGTCATCCTCGGGCGGGTCGCAATGGGTGAACGCTGCGGCGACGTCGCGTTCCGAGACAGCTGGGACATCCGGCGGGACGGGAAACTGATCTATGCTGACCGCACCCGGCTCGACGGTGACGTCAGCGCCCTGCTCGCCCGCACGGGCGCGGGTGCGGGCGCTTACGCGACGCTGGTTCACGTCGCCCCCGATGCCGAACGCCACCTCGCCCCGCTGCGCGCGACGCTGCCGGCACCGTCCGGCGTTTCGCTCTTGCGCGACGGCGTGCTGGTGGCAAGGTTGTTAACCGAAGACGGGTTCGCCCTGCGCAGCCTCATCGTTCCGGCGATCGAGCGGCTGACGGACGGCCCGGTGCCGAAAGTATGGAGGCTCTGA
- a CDS encoding urease subunit gamma — MQLTPREKDKLLVAMAAEVARKRRERGVKLNHPEAIALITDAVVEGARDGRTVAEMMQAGAAVLTRADVMEGVAEMIHEVQVEATFPDGTKLVTVHDPIR, encoded by the coding sequence ATGCAGCTGACCCCGCGCGAGAAGGACAAGCTCCTCGTCGCAATGGCCGCCGAGGTCGCCCGGAAACGGCGCGAACGCGGCGTGAAGCTCAACCATCCCGAAGCGATCGCGCTGATCACCGATGCCGTCGTCGAAGGCGCTCGGGACGGCCGGACGGTCGCCGAGATGATGCAGGCGGGTGCGGCGGTGCTGACCCGTGCCGACGTGATGGAAGGCGTGGCCGAGATGATCCACGAGGTGCAGGTCGAAGCGACGTTCCCGGACGGAACGAAGCTTGTGACGGTGCACGATCCCATTCGCTGA
- a CDS encoding lysozyme inhibitor LprI family protein, protein MGPLALAFALLLGVPDGSAAEELDCSDGGTTQMEMNACSQRDYEAADVKLNEAWGEAIETARTFGYDDKLLTAQRAWITYRDAACEAEAATFEGGSMAPLVRNSCLARLTETRTEDLTIFNELDG, encoded by the coding sequence ATGGGTCCACTCGCGCTGGCGTTCGCGCTGCTGCTCGGCGTGCCGGACGGCTCCGCGGCAGAGGAGCTCGACTGCAGCGACGGCGGTACCACGCAGATGGAGATGAACGCCTGTTCGCAGCGCGACTACGAAGCGGCGGACGTGAAGCTGAACGAGGCGTGGGGCGAGGCGATCGAAACCGCCCGGACTTTTGGCTACGACGACAAATTGCTCACCGCCCAGCGCGCGTGGATCACCTACCGCGACGCGGCGTGCGAGGCCGAGGCGGCGACGTTCGAGGGCGGCTCGATGGCGCCACTCGTCCGCAACAGCTGCCTCGCTCGACTGACCGAAACACGAACGGAAGACCTGACGATTTTCAATGAACTAGACGGATAA
- a CDS encoding cyclase family protein has translation MCNACVINNVKSSMLSRRDFFRRSAAVGIAATAAGAISARPALAQSTGTVTDLTWALDGDFPTFDGLPGIMFEEDKTFDPDGYKIWKVTFFEHSGTHIDAPLHFSEDGTSVDELDPSSLVCPLCIIDIKSKAADDPNAMLEPEDIEAFISANGDIPEGACVAMNSGWADKMGEEGYRNDADGNFTFPGFAKSATDMLSEMGVAAIGVDTLSLDPGNSADFAVHYSWLPSGHYGIENLANLDQLPATGATLFVGAPKHKGGTGGPARILALT, from the coding sequence ATGTGCAACGCGTGTGTGATCAATAACGTGAAGAGCTCGATGCTATCGCGACGTGATTTCTTCCGGCGCAGCGCGGCGGTCGGCATCGCGGCGACAGCGGCTGGCGCGATTTCGGCGCGTCCGGCGCTTGCGCAGTCGACGGGAACGGTCACCGACCTGACCTGGGCGCTCGACGGCGACTTCCCGACCTTCGACGGCCTGCCCGGCATCATGTTCGAAGAGGACAAGACCTTCGACCCGGACGGTTACAAGATCTGGAAGGTGACCTTCTTCGAGCATTCCGGCACCCATATCGACGCACCGCTGCACTTCTCCGAAGACGGCACATCGGTCGACGAGCTCGACCCGTCCTCGCTGGTCTGCCCGCTCTGCATCATCGACATCAAGTCGAAGGCCGCGGACGACCCGAACGCGATGCTCGAGCCCGAAGACATCGAGGCCTTCATCTCCGCCAACGGCGACATCCCGGAAGGCGCGTGTGTCGCGATGAATTCCGGCTGGGCGGACAAGATGGGTGAAGAAGGCTACCGAAACGACGCCGACGGCAATTTCACCTTCCCCGGGTTCGCGAAGAGCGCGACCGACATGCTGTCGGAGATGGGCGTCGCCGCGATCGGCGTCGATACGCTTTCGCTCGACCCCGGCAACTCGGCCGATTTCGCGGTTCACTATTCCTGGCTGCCCTCGGGGCACTACGGGATCGAGAACCTCGCCAACCTCGATCAGCTTCCGGCGACCGGGGCGACGCTGTTCGTCGGTGCTCCCAAGCACAAGGGCGGCACCGGCGGTCCCGCCCGTATTCTGGCACTGACCTGA
- a CDS encoding carboxymuconolactone decarboxylase family protein, with product MATVPLLSDEEAGPRARAVFEAIREARGTDYVNNFWRALAHDEAALEETWARLSRLMGPGALDPLVKELIYIAVSTANGCSYCVHSHTAAAKAKGMTPEMHAELVATIAMANQTNAQVTALQVPVDDRFDEA from the coding sequence ATGGCGACCGTGCCCCTTCTTTCCGATGAAGAGGCCGGGCCCCGCGCCCGCGCCGTCTTCGAAGCGATCCGCGAGGCGCGAGGCACGGACTACGTGAACAACTTCTGGCGCGCCCTCGCCCATGACGAGGCCGCGCTCGAGGAGACATGGGCGCGCCTCTCCAGGCTGATGGGACCGGGCGCGCTTGATCCACTGGTGAAAGAGCTGATCTACATTGCCGTCTCGACCGCCAACGGGTGCAGTTACTGCGTCCACTCCCACACCGCAGCCGCCAAGGCGAAGGGTATGACGCCCGAGATGCATGCCGAACTCGTCGCGACGATCGCGATGGCGAACCAGACCAACGCGCAGGTCACCGCGCTTCAGGTGCCGGTCGACGACAGGTTCGACGAAGCATGA
- a CDS encoding antifreeze protein, with amino-acid sequence MRPTLFMSPADCIRLSTACWRLWVDAQSVVAHRMFGFAMLERSSPSEIGRMLAEKPAAFGEAALAATQAVMAGKRPDQIALAAMAPVERRAHGNARRLDKRGRS; translated from the coding sequence ATGAGACCGACACTCTTCATGTCCCCCGCCGACTGCATCCGGCTTTCGACCGCGTGCTGGCGACTCTGGGTCGACGCGCAATCCGTCGTGGCGCACCGCATGTTCGGGTTCGCGATGCTCGAGCGATCCTCCCCGTCCGAGATCGGACGGATGCTTGCCGAAAAGCCCGCCGCATTCGGTGAGGCCGCGCTGGCCGCGACCCAGGCCGTGATGGCGGGCAAGCGCCCCGACCAGATCGCTCTCGCCGCGATGGCCCCGGTGGAGCGCCGCGCCCACGGCAATGCCCGTCGCCTCGACAAGCGGGGGCGGTCCTGA